Proteins co-encoded in one Vibrio sp. SNU_ST1 genomic window:
- a CDS encoding calcium-binding protein: MEGTKHDDLIVGTDQDDAVNSRAGNDQISTLAGDDFIAAGEGSDTILAGEGADTVLGDIEYDTGETAEAPVNTDDSWGESQTVYTYDNNTNGQQSSHTIRLDSFAVNQAVNTSTTVAGLESNSSITVQLTDENGTVIASQIAQVDANGLVSIDTDIPESSLGDSGEVTFTFLDDNNQPITQIDDMNIDVRNIYNDTIDGGAGDDILKGQQGDDTIYGGTGNDFLDGDINDDTLYGEDGNDVLVGGNGDDYLDGGSGDDTLLGSDGDDILHGGDGNDLLMGEMGDDMIHGGKGNDDLIGDDGADTLYGGEGHDKLFGGKGNDYLSGDDGNDEIHGEDGVDNIIAGAGDDFVLGGAGDDLISGGQGSDLLLGGDGDDVVTGDEGDDTLVGELGNDNLSGGDGQDTLYGDAGDDTLSGGAGNDQLYGGLGDDTIDGGDGDDVIHANEGADTITTGSGDDLVFAGSGHDIIDTGEGSDTVFGETGDNQITSGSGDDTIYTDSGKDNIDSGDGADTIFAGAGDNVINSGSGDDLMYTDSGDDLITSGTGSDTIYAGDGDNIVESGTDNDTVFTGSGVDTINLGEGDDKAFAGGGNDSIVAGSGDDQIFAGEGDDTLQGIQGNNQLFGEGGDDTLIAGLNASELYGGSGADTLLGSEESDSLHGGQGNDDITANAGNDIVEGNGGDDTLTLGTGNDVGLGGEGNDTISGGEGNDTLVGDAGHDTLTGGSGDDVLVGGEGNDLLDGGTGRSEIYGGSGNDTIISSTEDDLLSGGSGDDTISSGIGDDTVFAGSGTDNITTGEGADTVYGESGSNTIDTGTGDDIVYGGINSDNVTLGKGKDQVYSGDGNDTIDAGSGDDHIDAGAGADYIQGGSGNDAIFGGAGNDELVGGEGYDFLAGGDGDDIITDDGQDTILGEKGNDTLTAAATGSHNIYGGDGNDTLIGSNASDTLYGGADDDTITGADGDDTLFAGDGVDTVDAGSGNDTVYGESGSNQVNLGTGDDTLFGGTGADTALGGEGNDNLYGGSGNDDLSGGVGEDFVDAGEGNDTVSGGDDNDLIFGGDGNDTLMGDAGNDLLYSGVGNDQLHGGDGEDKLTAESGTNTLSGDSGDDILLGGSGADTLLGGTGDDYIEDSSDNNTVDGGEGSDTIKLTGANNTVSGGAGADTISSTGGGIISIAGGDGNDSITATGDVNTIDGGEGSDTISITAGSSTVTGGEGNDSITSASGSDTLQGDAGADTLSSGSGNDNLYGGSDNDKLYAGDGDDLLEGGDGNDTMFGQNDQDSLVGGLGNDYLSGGSGNDSLKGGEGNDTLRGDSGEDTLWGGTGNDNLSGGGSADLLFGEEGNDTLSGNGGNDIMYGESGDDKLSGGSGDDYLSGGDGNDTLSGNNNSDTLDGGVGDDNLSGDSGNDTLFGQVGNDILDGGDGIDQLYGGAGNDQLIFDSNELESGEVGVVHFSGGSDFDVLVVGNDNQSQMIDMSNSTFQEIEGVKISSSDTELALALDKIAANNTAGDTAGQFVCTGASSIDVSGWGWQLTESHLEMSESLQDIYRESNIDTGSLYGYRFESEAGQEVVIWSDLNSGDINFPDTNEV, encoded by the coding sequence ATGGAAGGAACTAAACACGATGATCTCATTGTAGGTACAGATCAAGACGACGCAGTAAATAGTCGAGCTGGCAACGACCAAATTAGCACACTGGCGGGTGATGACTTCATTGCTGCGGGTGAAGGCAGCGACACAATTTTAGCGGGTGAAGGCGCAGACACCGTATTAGGTGATATTGAATACGATACAGGAGAGACGGCTGAAGCCCCAGTCAATACTGACGATTCATGGGGTGAATCTCAAACCGTTTATACCTACGACAACAATACAAACGGCCAGCAATCGTCACACACTATTCGACTTGATAGTTTTGCTGTTAACCAAGCTGTCAACACATCAACAACAGTCGCTGGACTTGAAAGCAACAGCTCAATTACCGTTCAACTCACAGACGAAAATGGTACTGTGATCGCCTCACAAATCGCTCAAGTCGATGCTAACGGTCTTGTCAGCATCGATACCGATATTCCAGAATCCTCACTCGGTGACTCTGGTGAAGTCACGTTTACCTTCCTTGATGACAACAATCAACCCATCACCCAAATTGATGATATGAACATTGACGTTCGTAACATCTATAACGACACCATTGATGGCGGGGCCGGTGATGACATTCTTAAAGGCCAACAAGGTGACGACACGATCTACGGTGGTACCGGAAACGATTTTTTAGACGGCGACATCAATGACGATACGCTTTATGGCGAAGATGGAAACGATGTTTTAGTCGGGGGGAACGGTGATGACTACCTCGATGGCGGTTCTGGCGATGATACCCTACTCGGATCTGATGGCGACGACATCCTTCATGGTGGCGATGGTAACGATCTACTCATGGGTGAGATGGGTGACGATATGATCCATGGGGGGAAAGGCAACGATGACCTGATTGGAGACGATGGTGCTGACACCCTGTATGGAGGTGAAGGTCACGACAAATTGTTTGGTGGTAAAGGTAACGACTACCTATCCGGTGATGACGGTAATGATGAGATTCATGGTGAAGACGGTGTCGATAACATTATCGCAGGCGCCGGCGATGACTTCGTATTAGGAGGAGCTGGTGACGACTTAATCTCTGGAGGCCAAGGCAGTGACCTTTTACTTGGCGGTGATGGCGATGATGTTGTTACTGGTGATGAAGGTGACGACACATTAGTTGGCGAACTCGGTAACGATAACTTATCAGGCGGTGACGGCCAAGATACCCTATATGGTGATGCCGGCGATGACACTTTGTCTGGGGGGGCTGGGAACGACCAACTGTATGGTGGCTTAGGTGATGACACAATAGACGGCGGCGATGGCGATGATGTCATTCACGCAAATGAAGGCGCCGACACCATCACAACCGGTAGCGGCGATGATCTCGTTTTCGCAGGCTCCGGTCACGATATTATCGATACCGGTGAAGGTTCTGATACAGTATTTGGTGAAACCGGCGATAACCAAATTACGTCTGGTTCTGGGGACGACACGATTTACACCGACTCAGGTAAAGACAACATTGATTCCGGTGACGGTGCCGACACGATTTTCGCAGGAGCTGGTGATAATGTAATAAATTCGGGGTCTGGTGACGATTTGATGTACACAGATTCTGGGGACGATCTCATCACCTCAGGAACAGGAAGTGACACCATCTATGCCGGAGACGGCGACAACATTGTAGAGTCTGGCACTGACAACGATACAGTCTTTACCGGAAGCGGCGTGGACACCATCAATCTTGGTGAAGGCGACGACAAAGCATTCGCTGGCGGGGGCAACGATTCAATTGTCGCTGGTAGCGGCGATGACCAAATCTTTGCAGGTGAAGGTGACGACACCCTTCAAGGCATACAAGGCAATAACCAACTCTTTGGTGAAGGCGGTGACGACACGTTAATTGCAGGTCTTAATGCAAGTGAGCTATACGGTGGTAGCGGCGCGGATACCCTCCTGGGTTCGGAAGAGTCTGACAGTCTGCATGGTGGTCAAGGAAACGATGATATCACTGCGAATGCCGGTAACGACATAGTTGAAGGTAATGGCGGAGATGACACATTAACTCTTGGAACCGGTAATGATGTCGGCCTAGGCGGTGAAGGTAACGATACGATATCTGGCGGCGAAGGTAACGACACTCTGGTTGGAGATGCCGGGCACGATACTCTCACTGGCGGCAGTGGAGATGATGTCCTTGTCGGGGGCGAAGGTAACGATCTACTCGACGGTGGCACAGGACGCAGTGAGATATATGGCGGCAGTGGGAATGATACGATAATTAGTTCTACTGAAGATGACCTACTCTCCGGAGGCTCGGGAGACGACACTATTTCATCAGGAATTGGGGACGATACCGTATTTGCAGGCTCAGGGACCGACAACATAACAACGGGCGAAGGTGCTGATACCGTTTATGGAGAGTCTGGCAGCAATACGATTGATACCGGTACTGGTGACGACATCGTTTATGGTGGTATAAATAGTGACAATGTCACCCTCGGTAAAGGTAAGGACCAAGTTTACTCTGGTGATGGTAACGACACCATTGATGCGGGCTCAGGTGATGATCATATAGACGCAGGCGCTGGCGCTGACTACATCCAAGGTGGCAGCGGAAACGATGCTATTTTTGGTGGCGCCGGGAATGATGAACTCGTTGGGGGTGAAGGTTACGATTTCCTAGCTGGCGGAGATGGTGATGACATTATCACCGATGACGGCCAAGATACGATTCTAGGTGAAAAAGGGAATGACACCCTCACAGCAGCAGCTACGGGAAGCCACAACATCTACGGTGGTGACGGTAATGATACTCTGATAGGAAGCAACGCTAGCGACACCCTCTATGGTGGTGCCGATGATGACACCATCACTGGAGCCGATGGTGATGACACATTATTTGCTGGCGATGGCGTAGATACCGTCGACGCTGGTTCTGGTAATGATACCGTTTACGGCGAATCCGGCAGCAACCAAGTCAATTTAGGTACCGGAGATGACACCCTATTTGGCGGAACCGGTGCAGACACCGCTTTAGGTGGTGAAGGTAACGATAACTTATACGGTGGTTCGGGTAACGATGATCTATCTGGCGGCGTAGGAGAAGATTTCGTAGATGCCGGAGAAGGCAATGATACCGTTTCCGGTGGCGACGATAACGATCTTATTTTTGGCGGTGACGGTAACGACACATTGATGGGTGATGCCGGAAACGACCTACTCTACTCCGGTGTAGGCAACGACCAACTGCACGGTGGCGATGGCGAAGATAAATTGACCGCGGAAAGCGGGACCAATACCCTTTCTGGTGACTCAGGAGATGATATTCTGCTTGGCGGTTCTGGTGCAGATACCTTACTCGGCGGCACTGGTGACGATTATATTGAAGACTCATCTGACAACAATACTGTCGACGGTGGCGAAGGCTCGGATACCATCAAACTAACCGGTGCGAATAACACCGTATCCGGCGGTGCAGGTGCTGACACTATCAGCTCTACAGGTGGTGGTATTATTAGTATCGCGGGTGGAGACGGTAACGACTCAATTACAGCTACTGGTGATGTAAATACTATAGATGGTGGTGAAGGCAGTGACACTATCAGTATTACTGCGGGTAGCAGTACGGTTACTGGCGGTGAAGGTAACGACTCAATCACGTCAGCCAGTGGAAGTGATACCCTTCAGGGTGATGCAGGAGCCGATACCTTATCCTCTGGGTCTGGAAACGATAACCTTTATGGCGGTTCCGATAACGACAAACTGTATGCAGGGGACGGCGACGATCTCCTCGAAGGTGGTGACGGCAATGACACCATGTTCGGGCAAAACGACCAAGATTCTCTCGTTGGCGGATTAGGTAACGACTACCTTTCAGGAGGTTCCGGTAACGACTCCCTTAAAGGTGGAGAAGGAAACGATACGTTACGTGGTGATTCTGGTGAAGACACCCTTTGGGGCGGCACTGGCAACGATAACCTTTCAGGCGGAGGTTCTGCCGATCTCCTATTCGGAGAAGAAGGGAACGATACATTATCTGGAAACGGAGGCAACGATATTATGTATGGCGAAAGTGGCGATGACAAACTGTCCGGAGGCTCTGGCGATGATTACCTTTCTGGTGGTGACGGCAACGACACCCTGAGCGGTAACAACAATTCAGACACCCTTGACGGTGGAGTTGGCGACGACAACCTATCTGGTGATTCCGGAAACGACACCCTATTTGGTCAAGTTGGTAATGATATTCTCGACGGCGGTGATGGTATTGACCAACTCTATGGTGGTGCGGGTAATGACCAACTTATATTTGATTCAAACGAACTCGAATCCGGTGAGGTTGGTGTCGTTCACTTTAGTGGCGGTTCAGACTTCGATGTTTTAGTAGTCGGCAACGATAACCAAAGCCAAATGATTGATATGTCGAACAGTACATTCCAAGAGATTGAAGGGGTAAAAATCAGTTCCAGTGATACAGAGCTCGCCCTCGCCTTGGATAAAATTGCTGCCAATAATACGGCTGGTGATACTGCGGGACAATTCGTATGTACCGGAGCGAGTAGCATTGATGTATCTGGTTGGGGTTGGCAGCTCACTGAGAGCCACTTAGAAATGAGCGAATCACTTCAAGACATCTATCGCGAAAGTAATATCGATACAGGCTCTCTGTATGGCTACCGATTTGAAAGTGAAGCAGGGCAAGAAGTCGTCATTTGGAGCGATCTAAATAGTGGTGACATTAATTTCCCTGATACCAATGAAGTATAA
- a CDS encoding HlyD family type I secretion periplasmic adaptor subunit encodes MEGNFSTRKLIILGSTILILTVGGFLFWSMTMSLSSASVAHGNLVVESKRKQIQHLQGGWVKRVFVKDGEKVKIGQVLIELSDSKSESDYKRYLYRNFSLIAQQARLEALLNESEKPQWPEVLVSNEDESLIVMPIINSESVQFEQGLLRKQLIDSLYTQKSTLYREKIQGNQFQRKAVSSQRDLIKQEIDMTKGLVAKGYVSRTRMLELQRHYARIDGELAEIKVTIDVAKRELETLEETYKSQLLDLKRDYSQQLRAVNDEVRDIKQVMNTLEDVRSRIQIRSEFDGRVVGLNISSVGGVVRPGQVLMEIVPESDELIVEAIVPPRDIDIVRSGQDARIRLTAYSARQVPPILGEVIHVSADRVIKGGEASQSDQGYLVKIRFDRDDLEALRTKSNIDLYPGMLTEVLILVEERTLWDYLIGPLTSGMAKAMREA; translated from the coding sequence ATGGAAGGGAATTTCAGTACGCGAAAGCTCATTATATTAGGTTCGACTATCCTAATTTTGACTGTCGGAGGCTTTTTATTTTGGTCTATGACGATGTCATTAAGCTCAGCTTCTGTTGCTCACGGCAACTTAGTTGTTGAAAGTAAAAGGAAGCAGATTCAACACTTGCAGGGTGGTTGGGTTAAACGAGTTTTCGTGAAAGACGGCGAGAAAGTGAAAATTGGCCAAGTGCTTATCGAGCTTTCTGATAGTAAGTCTGAATCTGACTACAAACGTTATTTATATCGAAACTTTTCTTTGATAGCGCAGCAAGCTCGGCTTGAAGCACTACTCAATGAATCTGAAAAGCCACAGTGGCCAGAAGTGTTGGTGAGCAATGAGGATGAATCTTTAATTGTTATGCCAATCATCAATAGTGAATCTGTTCAGTTCGAGCAAGGCTTGTTACGAAAGCAATTAATTGATTCGCTATACACACAAAAATCCACGTTATACCGAGAGAAAATTCAAGGTAACCAGTTCCAGAGAAAGGCCGTGTCGTCTCAAAGAGATCTAATCAAGCAAGAGATTGATATGACCAAAGGCCTTGTGGCTAAAGGGTATGTATCTAGAACTCGTATGCTTGAGTTGCAACGACACTACGCACGTATTGATGGTGAACTTGCGGAAATCAAGGTTACGATTGATGTCGCTAAACGCGAACTCGAAACTTTGGAAGAAACTTATAAAAGTCAGTTGTTGGATTTGAAGCGAGATTACTCACAGCAATTAAGAGCCGTAAACGATGAGGTTCGAGACATTAAACAAGTCATGAATACCTTAGAAGATGTTCGCTCACGAATTCAAATTCGAAGTGAGTTTGATGGTCGTGTCGTTGGGTTGAATATTTCTAGCGTGGGTGGTGTTGTGCGCCCGGGGCAGGTTTTGATGGAAATTGTCCCTGAGAGTGATGAGCTGATTGTGGAAGCGATTGTCCCGCCAAGAGATATCGATATTGTTCGCTCCGGGCAGGACGCCAGAATACGCCTGACGGCTTATAGTGCAAGGCAAGTCCCGCCGATCTTGGGTGAAGTTATCCATGTTTCAGCGGATAGGGTCATCAAGGGAGGGGAAGCCTCACAAAGCGATCAGGGTTACCTCGTCAAAATTCGATTTGACCGTGATGATCTTGAGGCGCTTCGTACTAAAAGTAACATTGATCTGTACCCTGGCATGCTGACAGAAGTTTTGATCCTAGTGGAAGAAAGGACGCTATGGGATTACTTAATTGGCCCGCTAACGAGTGGAATGGCGAAAGCAATGAGGGAGGCATAA
- a CDS encoding type I secretion system permease/ATPase, producing MTRSPFRTVKREALAAVGFSMGINLLVLAVPIYSLQLFDRVMSSASLETLLALLGITLFLVTSQSALEYIRTLLMQRSALKLDTQLSGQLLDLSISTSSQSNSIDKQPLHDLTTLRNFLASPSTSSILDLPFTPFFLILLFFLHPYIGFVALTGVIIFSLLTFAMMLGGRKVSGMAQEETGKVAMELNDFLRNAPTLKAMGMSQNIGKVWEEKNNHVLSLQWLVNARVGLLLAVSRYFRTLLQVVILTLGVYLALQQQVGLGAVIASSILIGRVVSPFESAVSGWKSWYSAFQSWRRLKQCVSISKMKAKTLLPQPKGEVQFNNVSLKFPGAKAPTLQGISFKLGAGQALAVMGNSGSGKSTLASLLMGIHKASVGDIKIDGATVEKWDQNQFGQYIGYLPQHVGLLAGTVKQNISRFAECNDEDVVSSAKLACIHELIMALPEGYDTYIGEGGILLSGGQKQRIGLARAIYSNPRVLVLDEPNSNLDPEGETALAIVLQHCKEHKITVVMISHRPGFLRQMDWVISLKEGRVEKAGTCEQFLGLNVNSQGKAASLNNTNSQPKTHPQPNTHSQTSKVSPKSQNSVQG from the coding sequence ATGACACGGAGTCCTTTTCGAACTGTGAAGAGGGAAGCGTTGGCCGCGGTTGGTTTTAGCATGGGGATCAATTTATTGGTACTCGCTGTGCCTATATACAGTTTACAGCTTTTTGATCGAGTGATGAGCAGTGCAAGCTTGGAAACCTTGCTGGCATTATTGGGCATTACTCTATTTTTGGTCACCTCTCAGTCGGCTCTTGAGTACATTCGAACTCTTTTGATGCAACGCTCTGCGCTTAAATTGGACACACAACTTAGTGGTCAGTTACTGGATTTAAGTATATCGACATCATCGCAATCAAATAGCATTGATAAGCAGCCGCTTCACGATCTTACAACACTACGTAACTTTCTCGCATCTCCCTCAACATCTTCAATTCTCGATTTACCATTCACACCGTTCTTCCTAATTCTGTTGTTTTTTCTACACCCATATATCGGGTTCGTTGCACTCACTGGCGTGATCATTTTTTCATTGCTTACCTTTGCAATGATGCTCGGAGGCAGAAAGGTCAGCGGTATGGCTCAAGAAGAGACGGGAAAAGTTGCCATGGAACTCAACGACTTTCTTCGTAATGCGCCGACACTGAAGGCCATGGGCATGAGCCAAAATATAGGTAAAGTTTGGGAAGAAAAAAACAACCACGTCCTTAGTTTGCAATGGTTAGTAAACGCCAGAGTAGGTTTGTTACTCGCGGTTAGCCGCTATTTTAGAACCTTATTGCAGGTGGTCATACTCACACTCGGTGTTTATTTAGCACTGCAGCAGCAAGTGGGTCTTGGTGCCGTTATCGCGAGCTCAATTCTTATTGGCCGAGTGGTCAGCCCTTTTGAAAGTGCGGTTAGTGGGTGGAAGTCTTGGTATAGCGCATTTCAATCGTGGCGAAGACTAAAACAGTGTGTATCTATTAGCAAAATGAAAGCCAAAACGTTGTTACCACAGCCTAAAGGCGAAGTGCAATTTAACAACGTGAGCTTGAAGTTCCCTGGAGCAAAAGCGCCGACCTTGCAGGGTATCAGTTTCAAGCTGGGCGCTGGTCAGGCTCTTGCAGTCATGGGTAATTCTGGGTCGGGTAAGTCAACTCTTGCAAGTTTACTGATGGGTATTCATAAAGCGAGCGTTGGCGATATTAAAATTGATGGCGCAACGGTTGAGAAATGGGATCAAAACCAATTCGGTCAATATATTGGTTATCTACCTCAACATGTAGGGTTACTTGCCGGAACGGTTAAACAAAATATTTCGCGATTTGCAGAGTGTAATGACGAAGATGTAGTTTCATCTGCCAAACTTGCGTGTATTCATGAGCTTATTATGGCGCTTCCTGAAGGGTACGATACATATATTGGTGAAGGCGGAATTCTACTTTCCGGAGGCCAAAAACAACGAATTGGCCTTGCGAGAGCAATTTACTCAAATCCAAGAGTATTAGTATTGGATGAGCCGAATTCAAACCTTGACCCCGAAGGCGAAACCGCTCTGGCAATTGTTTTACAGCATTGTAAAGAACATAAAATTACCGTGGTAATGATCTCTCATCGACCGGGTTTCCTTCGTCAGATGGATTGGGTTATTAGTTTGAAAGAAGGGCGTGTCGAGAAAGCTGGAACATGTGAACAGTTCTTAGGGCTAAATGTGAACTCACAAGGTAAGGCGGCCTCGTTGAACAATACGAACTCACAACCTAAGACTCACCCTCAACCTAATACCCACTCTCAAACTTCGAAGGTTTCGCCGAAGTCTCAAAATTCAGTACAAGGATAG
- a CDS encoding DUF3131 domain-containing protein gives MKLITKGNVRFICLLFATSVFTQQWEVFADEEVSFYGKRGVITPASTLGMDEDKEIDEPKYYRRVIAPPISENTVDVQENTDIDVHPVPLIAQDATSTLSKSSSPIPLSRNELLLAKKAEYYIQRNFNNKTGLWNSVQGYPHTTMWDVASGIAATLALEALGLKTRTQAHHELNKTLTTLHTIPLYKGLLPNREYSTKSAKPSGRLSNTRSNGNGWSALDIGRLLVWLKILEQQHPELIADIQKIVSRWNLDKAINNGTLYGTKLYKGKEYYRQEGRNGYLQYAAQGFKMFKFDVPLPDLKTYLKSVEIDDITIAIDSRNVPFLTSDPYVLSTIEYGDSKWSQLLPFYDLHKQRWEKQNILSAYAEDAMNKNPWFAYNNVYYYGKSWTSVSPSGQPIENPQILSNKVAFGFSVLFEDEFSELLYEDVLESSLKFRGIPTGKYANGGINSSMNINTNSLVLVALWYKTKGRSPILE, from the coding sequence TTGAAGCTAATCACGAAAGGAAACGTCCGTTTTATTTGTCTATTGTTTGCGACTTCAGTCTTCACTCAACAATGGGAAGTATTTGCGGACGAAGAGGTTAGCTTTTATGGGAAAAGAGGAGTTATCACCCCTGCCAGCACTCTAGGCATGGATGAAGACAAAGAAATTGACGAACCTAAGTACTATCGTCGAGTTATCGCTCCGCCAATATCCGAAAATACAGTAGATGTTCAAGAGAACACTGACATCGATGTTCATCCTGTTCCATTAATTGCTCAAGATGCGACAAGCACGCTATCGAAAAGCTCCTCCCCTATTCCATTAAGCCGAAATGAATTACTGCTAGCCAAAAAAGCTGAATATTACATTCAAAGGAACTTCAATAACAAAACCGGGCTTTGGAATTCAGTACAAGGCTATCCACACACAACAATGTGGGATGTTGCAAGTGGAATCGCGGCCACCTTAGCGCTAGAAGCTCTAGGTTTGAAAACAAGAACACAAGCTCACCACGAGTTGAATAAAACATTAACGACGCTGCATACCATTCCTTTGTATAAAGGTTTACTGCCTAACCGAGAATACAGCACCAAGTCAGCTAAGCCCTCGGGTCGGTTAAGCAATACGCGAAGTAACGGAAATGGGTGGTCTGCACTCGATATTGGACGGTTATTAGTTTGGCTCAAAATCTTGGAACAGCAACATCCCGAGCTCATCGCTGATATTCAAAAAATTGTGAGTCGCTGGAATCTCGATAAAGCCATCAACAACGGTACGCTTTATGGTACTAAGCTGTATAAAGGCAAAGAATATTACCGACAAGAAGGAAGAAACGGCTACCTGCAATACGCAGCTCAGGGCTTCAAAATGTTCAAGTTTGATGTACCACTTCCTGATTTGAAGACATATCTTAAAAGCGTTGAGATTGACGATATCACCATCGCTATCGACAGCCGAAACGTGCCCTTTCTCACCAGCGATCCCTATGTCCTGTCGACCATAGAGTACGGTGATAGTAAGTGGAGCCAATTGCTTCCCTTTTATGATCTCCACAAACAGCGCTGGGAGAAACAAAATATCCTCTCGGCTTATGCTGAAGATGCGATGAATAAAAACCCTTGGTTCGCCTATAACAACGTGTATTACTACGGAAAATCTTGGACAAGTGTTAGTCCATCCGGCCAGCCTATCGAAAACCCACAAATACTCAGCAATAAAGTGGCATTTGGGTTCAGCGTTCTCTTTGAAGATGAATTTAGCGAGTTGCTTTATGAAGATGTGTTAGAAAGTAGCTTAAAATTTAGGGGGATTCCGACAGGAAAATATGCGAATGGTGGAATCAATTCATCAATGAATATTAACACCAACTCTCTTGTTCTGGTTGCCTTATGGTACAAAACGAAAGGACGCTCACCAATCTTAGAATAA